The following are from one region of the Nicotiana tabacum cultivar K326 chromosome 3, ASM71507v2, whole genome shotgun sequence genome:
- the LOC107793750 gene encoding pyridoxal kinase has product MFVSPLIARIGFNTIRSFSNFRPRCSKQLQMAPPPILALALPSDTGRVLSIQSHTVQGYVGNKSAVFPLQLLGYDVDQINSVQFSNHTGYPTFKGQVLNGEQLWELVEGLEANDLLYYTHLLTGYIGSVSFLNTVLKVVDKLRSVNPKLTYVCDPVMGDEGKPYVPPELVAVYREKVVPVASMLTPNQFEAEQLTGSSITSEKDGQEACNILHAAGPSKVVITSINIDGNLLLIGSHQKEKGQSPEQFKIVIPKIPAYFTGTGDLMTALLLGWSNKYPNDLDKAAELAVSSLQALLLRTLADYQKAGYDCQSSSLEIRLIQSQDNIRNPEVKYRAKRYI; this is encoded by the exons ATGTTTGTTTCTCCGCTCATTGCTCGCATTGGATTCAACACAATCCGAAGCTTCTCGAATTTCAG ACCCAGGTGCTCAAAGCAATTGCAGATGGCTCCACCACCGATCCTCGCGTTAGCACTGCCCTCGGATACCGGTCGTGTCCTCAGCATTCAGTCTCATACTGTTCAG GGATACGTGGGCAACAAGTCAGCAGTATTCCCTCTCCAACTGTTGGGCTATGATGTAGACCAAATCAATTCTGTTCAGTTCTCAAATCACACAG GATATCCAACCTTTAAGGGCCAGGTTTTAAATGGAGAACAACTGTGGGAGTTAGTAGAAGGTCTTGAGGCCAATGATCTATTATATTATACTCATCTACTGACag GTTATATTGGTTCAGTCTCCTTCTTGAACACAGTACTGAAAGTCGTCGATAAGCTTCGGTCCGTCAACCCCAAACTTACATATG TTTGTGATCCTGTTATGGGTGATGAAGGTAAGCCATATGTCCCTCCAGAACTGGTGGCAGTATACCGTGAGAAG GTTGTCCCTGTTGCTTCAATGTTGACACCTAACCAGTTTGAAGCAGAGCAGTTGACTGGGTCCAG TATCACTTCTGAAAAAGATGGGCAAGAAGCTTGCAACATTCTGCATGCTGCTGGACCATCAAAG GTTGTTATTACTAGCATAAACATTGATGGCAATCTTCTCCTTATTGGCAGTCACCAGAAAGAAAAG GGTCAATCTCCGGAGCAATTTAAGATTGTGATACCGAAAATTCCTGCATATTTCACG GGAACAGGGGATCTAATGACTGCGTTATTGCTGGGATGGAGCAAT AAATACCCTAACGACCTTGACAAAGCGGCAGAGCTTGCTGTCTCAAGCTTACAG GCACTTTTATTGAGGACACTAGCAGATTATCAAAAGGCTGGCTATGACTGCCAGTCAAGCAGTTTGGAGATTCGGTTGATTCAGAGCCAAGATAACATCCGCAACCCAGAAGTTAAATATAGAGCCAAAAGATACATATGA
- the LOC107793749 gene encoding uncharacterized protein LOC107793749 isoform X2, producing the protein MEPEAALEFVKQGATMLLLDVPQNTLIGVDTHMFSTGPNFKGVKMIPPGVHFIYYSSSNREGNEFSPIVGFFVDASPSEEERYAQAVKNLEFDRQLGPYALERYGDWKRLSNYITKNTIESIEPIGGEITVISESEVVENVPKTAMEKVLAEQLKSSKFSKPVEKSPSKGCYYTSIPRVIKQKGASGPELTSMNLDKTQILETILMKQHGGSDDSLLGELQFAFVAFLMGQSLEAFLQWKLLVSLLLGCTEAPLHTRTQLFTKFVKAIYYQLKVGFQKDSKDTGRAEKGAMTLLDESLLSADNFLCHLCKDFFSLVLDAPMVDGDLLTWTRKLRELLEQTLGWDFQQNSAVDGMYLEEDDEFAPMVEMLDNPDHTETPST; encoded by the exons ATGGAACCTGAAGCAGCGCTAGAGTTTGTGAAGCAGGGTGCTACTATGTTACTTCTCGATGTCCCTCAGAACACCCTCATCGGTGTTGATACCCAC ATGTTTTCCACTGGGCCTAATTTCAAAGGCGTGAAGATGATTCCTCCTGGCGTCCATTTCATCTACTACAGTTCATCCAACAG AGAAGGAAATGAGTTCTCACCAATAGTTGGTTTTTTCGTTGATGCCAGCCCTTCAGAG GAAGAGAGATATGCTCAAGCGGTGAAAAATTTGGAGTTTGACAGACAACTTGGCCCTTATGCATTGGAACGGTATGGAGATTGGAAGCGCTTATCTAACTATATTACGAAGAATACCATTGAAAGTATTG AACCTATTGGAGGAGAAATCACAGTTATTTCTGAATCTGAGGTGGTTGAGAATGTTCCTAAGACAGCCATGGAGAAAGTCTTGGCTGAACAGTTGAAGAGTAGCAAGTTCTCGAAGCCTGTTGAGAAATCGCCTAGTAAAGGTTGTTATTACACCTCAATTCCTCGTGTTATCAAGCAAAAGGGAGCTTCAGGACCAGAGCTTACTAGCATGAATCTTGACAAG ACACAAATATTGGAGACTATTCTGATGAAGCAACATGGTGGTTCAGACGATTCGCTTCTGGGAGAGTTACAATTTGCCTTTGTTGCATTTCTG ATGGGACAGTCACTTGAAGCTTTTCTGCAGTGGAAGCTTTTAGTCAGCCTATTACTTGGCTGTACAGAAGCT CCTCTACACACAAGGACTCAGCTCTTCACCAAG TTTGTGAAAGCAATATATTATCAGTTGAAAGTTGGATTTCAAAAGGATAGTAAGGATACTGGCAGGGCAGAGAAAGGTGCAATGACATTGTTGGATGAGTCTTTATTGTCTGCTGATAACTTCCTGTGTCACCTTTGTAAG GATTTCTTCTCATTGGTGCTTGATGCCCCCATGGTTGATGGAGACCTGCTGACTTGG ACTAGAAAACTGAGAGAGCTGCTTGAGCAGACTCTTGGATGGGACTTCCAGCAGAACAGTGCAGTTGATGGAATGTAccttgaagaagatgatgag TTTGCTCCAATGGTGGAGATGCTAGATAATCCAGATCACACTGAAACACCGTCAACATGA
- the LOC107793749 gene encoding uncharacterized protein LOC107793749 isoform X1 encodes MEPEAALEFVKQGATMLLLDVPQNTLIGVDTHMFSTGPNFKGVKMIPPGVHFIYYSSSNREGNEFSPIVGFFVDASPSEVIVRKWDSKDERFVKLSEEEEERYAQAVKNLEFDRQLGPYALERYGDWKRLSNYITKNTIESIEPIGGEITVISESEVVENVPKTAMEKVLAEQLKSSKFSKPVEKSPSKGCYYTSIPRVIKQKGASGPELTSMNLDKTQILETILMKQHGGSDDSLLGELQFAFVAFLMGQSLEAFLQWKLLVSLLLGCTEAPLHTRTQLFTKFVKAIYYQLKVGFQKDSKDTGRAEKGAMTLLDESLLSADNFLCHLCKDFFSLVLDAPMVDGDLLTWTRKLRELLEQTLGWDFQQNSAVDGMYLEEDDEFAPMVEMLDNPDHTETPST; translated from the exons ATGGAACCTGAAGCAGCGCTAGAGTTTGTGAAGCAGGGTGCTACTATGTTACTTCTCGATGTCCCTCAGAACACCCTCATCGGTGTTGATACCCAC ATGTTTTCCACTGGGCCTAATTTCAAAGGCGTGAAGATGATTCCTCCTGGCGTCCATTTCATCTACTACAGTTCATCCAACAG AGAAGGAAATGAGTTCTCACCAATAGTTGGTTTTTTCGTTGATGCCAGCCCTTCAGAG GTAATTGTTAGGAAATGGGATTCAAAGGATGAGCGCTTTGTCAAATTATCCGAAGAAGAG GAAGAGAGATATGCTCAAGCGGTGAAAAATTTGGAGTTTGACAGACAACTTGGCCCTTATGCATTGGAACGGTATGGAGATTGGAAGCGCTTATCTAACTATATTACGAAGAATACCATTGAAAGTATTG AACCTATTGGAGGAGAAATCACAGTTATTTCTGAATCTGAGGTGGTTGAGAATGTTCCTAAGACAGCCATGGAGAAAGTCTTGGCTGAACAGTTGAAGAGTAGCAAGTTCTCGAAGCCTGTTGAGAAATCGCCTAGTAAAGGTTGTTATTACACCTCAATTCCTCGTGTTATCAAGCAAAAGGGAGCTTCAGGACCAGAGCTTACTAGCATGAATCTTGACAAG ACACAAATATTGGAGACTATTCTGATGAAGCAACATGGTGGTTCAGACGATTCGCTTCTGGGAGAGTTACAATTTGCCTTTGTTGCATTTCTG ATGGGACAGTCACTTGAAGCTTTTCTGCAGTGGAAGCTTTTAGTCAGCCTATTACTTGGCTGTACAGAAGCT CCTCTACACACAAGGACTCAGCTCTTCACCAAG TTTGTGAAAGCAATATATTATCAGTTGAAAGTTGGATTTCAAAAGGATAGTAAGGATACTGGCAGGGCAGAGAAAGGTGCAATGACATTGTTGGATGAGTCTTTATTGTCTGCTGATAACTTCCTGTGTCACCTTTGTAAG GATTTCTTCTCATTGGTGCTTGATGCCCCCATGGTTGATGGAGACCTGCTGACTTGG ACTAGAAAACTGAGAGAGCTGCTTGAGCAGACTCTTGGATGGGACTTCCAGCAGAACAGTGCAGTTGATGGAATGTAccttgaagaagatgatgag TTTGCTCCAATGGTGGAGATGCTAGATAATCCAGATCACACTGAAACACCGTCAACATGA
- the LOC142179495 gene encoding uncharacterized protein LOC142179495, which produces MPLFRPFQTCYLVWAKARTLYTNDISRFYDVISQMTNLKKQELDMSTYLGQVQAVMEEFEILMPVSASVSKQQEQRQKMFLVLTLAGLPHDLDSVRDHILASPTVPTVDELFSRLLCLAAAPSHPVISSQLLDSSVLASQTVDVRASQAMENRRGGGHFGRSKPKCSYCHKLGHTREMCYSLHGRPPKNAYVAQSEITGSQGFSVSKEEYNELLQYRASKQTSPQVASVAQTDTPVTGPQYGTDNWYRS; this is translated from the exons ATGCCTTTGTTTCGaccattccagacatgttatttggtttgggcaaaggctcgtaccttatacactaatgacatatctcgcttctatgatgtgatatcacagatgacaaacttaaagaagcaagaattagatatgtctacttacttgggtcaggtacaggcagtcatggaggaatttgagatattgatgccagtttctgctagtgtgtcaaaacaacaagagcagcgacagaaaatgtttctagttcttacactcgctggacttcctcatgatcttgattcagtacgaGACCATATTTTGGCGAGTCCGACTGTCCccacagttgatgaattattctctcgattactttgccttgctgcagcaccaagtcacccAGTGATTTCATCACAACtacttgattcctctgttcttgcATCCCAGACAGTGGATGTTCGGGCATCTCAAGCTATGGAGAATAGACGAGGAGGAGGTCATTTTGGGAGATCTAaacccaagtgttcttattgtcacaaacttggacacactcgtgaaaTGTGTTATTCCCTACATGGCCGTCCACCCAAAAATGCCTACGTTGCGCAGAGCGAGATTACAGGTAGCCAGGGCTTTTCtgtatctaaagaagaatataatgagctccttcagtatcgagcaagtaagcagacatctccacaagtagcctcagttgcCCAGACTGATACTCCTGTtactg gaccgcagtacgggacgGACAATTGGTACAGGTCGTGA